Sequence from the Arthrobacter sp. V1I7 genome:
CAGCAGGCGATCTGGGACCTCAGCGAACAGCTGACACCAACCAGGGGATCGGAACCGCCGCTGGAGTACATCGGGCTGGCGAACATGGCCAAGCTCCAGGCACGCGAGATGGTGTACCAGGAGATGATCTACGCCAGCCTTCCCGCGGAGCCGGAGGAGATGGAGCCGACCTACGGGGCCCAGGAGGACGAGGAGAACTAGAGGCCGAACCTCAGCCTGAGCCGGCAGCGGTTGCGGTGGCCGGACGGTTCCGCCCTGCATCCCAGACTGACCTTGCCCCCTCGGGACAGAAAGCCCGCTTCGCAGCAAACGTAGAAGCAATCCGCATCGTCCGGGAGCTGGAGGACCAGCAGAGGCCGGCCACC
This genomic interval carries:
- a CDS encoding TnpV protein → MNEHGRHAMETMKNHDPESFAQIADPETHFSTLGEEIQQAIWDLSEQLTPTRGSEPPLEYIGLANMAKLQAREMVYQEMIYASLPAEPEEMEPTYGAQEDEEN